One Paraburkholderia agricolaris DNA segment encodes these proteins:
- a CDS encoding sugar ABC transporter permease, protein MTPDVTSQPAEGAAPRGAFGGPQRVQQLFARYKILALLIAVAVIWIFFSFLTHGAFVTPRNLSNLLRQMSITGMLACGMVFVIIAGEIDLSVGSLLGLLGGVAAILDVNRHWPIGVTVPLVMLLGVLVGMFNGWWSTYRRVPSFIVGLGGMLAYRGILLGVTGGSTIAPVSDDFVFIGQGYLPRLAGDTLAVVLFVVLAFLTVRQRSNRERYKLRVVPIWQDVVKVVGAGVILAAFVATLDRYGGIPVPVLLLLALLGIFTWIATQTVFGRRIYAVGSNLEATRLSGVNTNRVKLAIFALMGLMCAFAGIVNTARLAAGSPSAGSMGELDAIAACFIGGTSMRGGSGTVYGALIGALVMASLDNGMSMLDVDAYWQMIVKGSILVLAVWIDVVSGSNRR, encoded by the coding sequence ATGACTCCCGACGTCACTTCCCAACCCGCAGAAGGCGCCGCGCCACGTGGCGCGTTCGGTGGTCCGCAACGCGTTCAGCAACTGTTCGCACGTTACAAGATTCTCGCGTTGCTGATTGCCGTGGCCGTGATCTGGATTTTCTTTTCCTTTCTGACACACGGCGCGTTCGTGACGCCGCGCAATCTGTCGAATCTGCTGCGGCAAATGTCGATTACCGGCATGCTCGCGTGCGGCATGGTGTTCGTGATCATCGCGGGCGAGATCGACCTGTCGGTCGGCTCCCTGCTGGGTCTGCTTGGCGGCGTCGCGGCAATTCTCGATGTGAACCGGCACTGGCCGATCGGCGTCACCGTGCCGCTGGTGATGCTGCTAGGTGTGCTCGTCGGTATGTTCAACGGCTGGTGGTCGACCTACCGGCGTGTGCCTTCGTTCATTGTCGGTCTGGGCGGCATGCTCGCGTATCGCGGCATTCTGCTCGGTGTCACGGGTGGCTCGACGATCGCACCCGTCTCAGACGACTTCGTATTTATCGGCCAAGGATATTTGCCGCGTCTTGCAGGCGATACGCTGGCAGTTGTGCTGTTCGTGGTGCTGGCCTTTCTGACGGTGCGGCAACGAAGCAACCGTGAGCGATATAAGTTGCGCGTGGTGCCGATCTGGCAAGACGTCGTGAAGGTGGTCGGCGCGGGCGTGATTCTGGCCGCGTTTGTCGCCACGCTCGATCGTTACGGCGGAATTCCCGTGCCGGTTCTGCTGCTGCTCGCGTTATTGGGTATTTTCACGTGGATCGCGACGCAGACCGTTTTCGGGCGGCGCATCTATGCGGTGGGTTCCAACCTGGAAGCAACCCGGCTCTCCGGTGTGAATACGAACCGTGTGAAGCTGGCGATCTTCGCGCTGATGGGGCTGATGTGCGCGTTCGCCGGCATCGTCAATACGGCACGGCTCGCGGCGGGCTCGCCGTCGGCAGGATCGATGGGCGAACTCGATGCGATCGCCGCATGCTTTATCGGCGGAACGTCGATGCGCGGCGGTTCTGGAACGGTTTATGGCGCGCTGATCGGCGCGCTGGTGATGGCCAGCCTGGATAACGGCATGTCGATGCTCGACGTCGACGCGTACTGGCAGATGATCGTGAAGGGCAGCATTCTTGTGCTGGCTGTGTGGATCGATGTCGTGTCGGGGTCGAATCGGCGGTAA
- the xylG gene encoding D-xylose ABC transporter ATP-binding protein — MSEPLLTMRGIVKAFSGVKALDGIDLTVAPGECVGLCGENGAGKSTLMKVLSGVYPHGTWDGEIIWEGEPLKAASIRDTERAGIIIIHQELMLVPELSVAENIFLGNEITLPGGRMNYAAMYQRADELLRELGISGINSAQPVMNYGGGHQQLIEIAKALNKRAKLLILDEPSSSLTATEIHILLDILRDLKRRGVACVYISHKLDEVAAVCDTISVIRDGRHVATEPMHALTTDRIISLMVGREIKNLFPREPHPIGEVIFEARHVTCFDVTNPRRKRVNDVSFALRRGEILGVAGLVGAGRTELMQAIFGAYPGVSEASVVMDGKPLKIRAPVDAIRAGIGMVPEDRKRHGIVPGLSVGHNITLAVLQRFAKGGRIDSAAELDTIHTEMKRLSVRAAHPMLSIASLSGGNQQKAVLTRMLLTDPKVLILDEPTRGVDVGAKYEIYKLIFQLAQRGMSIVMVSSELPEVLGISDRVLVIGEGELRGDFVNDGLTQEDILSAAIRPVQRSTNPTAASAA, encoded by the coding sequence ATGAGTGAACCATTATTGACGATGCGCGGCATCGTCAAAGCGTTTTCCGGTGTGAAGGCGCTCGACGGCATCGACCTGACGGTGGCGCCAGGCGAGTGCGTGGGCTTGTGCGGAGAGAACGGCGCAGGAAAATCGACGCTGATGAAAGTGCTCTCAGGCGTCTATCCGCACGGCACGTGGGATGGCGAAATAATCTGGGAAGGCGAGCCGCTGAAAGCCGCGAGCATAAGGGACACGGAACGTGCGGGCATCATCATCATTCACCAGGAATTGATGCTGGTGCCGGAGCTATCGGTCGCGGAGAATATCTTTCTCGGCAATGAGATCACGCTGCCGGGCGGCAGAATGAATTACGCCGCCATGTATCAGCGTGCTGATGAGCTGCTGCGCGAACTCGGCATCAGTGGAATCAATTCCGCACAACCGGTGATGAACTACGGTGGCGGCCATCAGCAGCTGATCGAAATCGCGAAGGCGTTGAACAAGCGCGCGAAGCTGCTGATTCTCGATGAACCGTCGTCGTCGCTGACGGCTACGGAAATACACATCCTGCTGGATATCTTGCGTGATCTGAAACGGCGCGGCGTCGCCTGCGTGTATATCTCGCACAAGCTCGACGAAGTCGCGGCCGTGTGCGACACGATCAGCGTGATTCGCGACGGCCGCCATGTCGCAACCGAACCAATGCACGCGTTGACTACCGACCGCATCATCTCGCTGATGGTGGGCCGTGAGATCAAGAACCTGTTCCCGCGTGAGCCGCATCCGATCGGCGAGGTGATCTTCGAAGCGCGCCACGTGACCTGTTTCGACGTCACCAATCCGCGCCGCAAGCGTGTGAACGATGTGTCCTTTGCGCTACGACGCGGTGAGATTCTCGGCGTTGCCGGTCTGGTTGGCGCAGGACGTACGGAGTTGATGCAGGCGATCTTCGGTGCGTATCCGGGGGTGAGCGAAGCGAGCGTGGTGATGGACGGCAAGCCATTGAAAATTCGCGCGCCGGTCGATGCGATTCGCGCCGGCATCGGCATGGTGCCGGAAGATCGCAAGCGTCATGGCATCGTGCCGGGACTGAGCGTCGGCCACAACATCACGCTTGCGGTGTTGCAACGCTTCGCGAAGGGCGGTCGGATCGATTCCGCCGCCGAACTCGATACGATTCATACGGAGATGAAGCGGCTTTCAGTGCGCGCGGCGCATCCCATGCTTTCGATTGCGAGTCTATCGGGCGGCAATCAGCAGAAGGCCGTGCTGACGCGCATGCTGCTCACGGACCCGAAAGTGCTGATCCTGGACGAACCGACCCGCGGCGTCGATGTCGGCGCGAAATACGAAATCTACAAACTGATCTTTCAACTGGCACAGCGAGGCATGTCGATCGTAATGGTGTCGTCCGAATTGCCTGAAGTGCTCGGTATCAGCGATCGCGTGCTGGTGATCGGCGAAGGCGAATTACGCGGCGACTTCGTCAACGACGGCCTCACGCAAGAGGACATTCTCAGCGCCGCGATTCGTCCTGTGCAGCGATCCACGAACCCAACCGCAGCGAGTGCCGCATGA
- the xylF gene encoding D-xylose ABC transporter substrate-binding protein, whose protein sequence is MKFATRRTLLSSLVCGAVLASLSLAAPLAHASKDHPEIGFCIDDLRVERWSRDRDYFVAAAEKLGAKVSVQSADASEERQISQIENLISRGVDVIVIVPFNSKTLGNVVAEAKKAGIKVVSYDRLILDADVDAYISFDNEKVGELQAQGVYNAQPKGNYFLLGGAPTDNNAKMLREGQLKVLKPAIDKGDIKVVGQQWVPEWSASTALRIVEDALTANNNKIDAIVASNDGTAGGAIQALAAQHMAGKVPVSGQDADLAAVRRVIAGTQTMTVYKPLKLIASEAAKLSVALAKGEKPAFNAQYDNGKKKVDTVLLQPTLLTKSNVDVVVKDGFYTQAQLASQ, encoded by the coding sequence ATGAAATTCGCAACGCGCCGTACCCTACTGAGTTCGCTTGTGTGTGGAGCCGTGCTCGCCAGCCTGTCACTTGCCGCGCCGCTCGCGCACGCAAGCAAGGATCACCCCGAAATTGGTTTCTGCATCGACGACCTGCGTGTCGAGCGCTGGTCGCGCGATCGGGACTACTTCGTTGCGGCAGCAGAAAAGCTGGGCGCCAAGGTATCGGTGCAGTCCGCCGATGCGAGCGAGGAGCGGCAGATTTCGCAAATCGAGAATCTGATCTCGCGCGGCGTGGACGTGATCGTGATCGTACCGTTCAACTCGAAGACGCTTGGTAATGTTGTCGCAGAGGCCAAGAAGGCGGGCATCAAGGTCGTTTCGTATGACCGCCTGATTCTCGACGCGGATGTAGACGCCTATATTTCGTTCGACAACGAGAAGGTCGGTGAACTGCAAGCGCAAGGTGTTTATAACGCGCAACCGAAGGGCAATTACTTCCTGCTCGGCGGCGCGCCGACCGATAACAACGCGAAGATGCTGCGTGAAGGTCAGCTCAAAGTGTTGAAACCCGCGATAGACAAGGGCGATATCAAGGTCGTCGGTCAGCAGTGGGTGCCGGAGTGGAGCGCGTCGACAGCGCTGCGTATTGTTGAAGATGCGCTCACGGCGAACAACAACAAGATCGACGCGATCGTCGCTTCGAACGACGGTACCGCGGGCGGCGCGATCCAGGCGCTCGCTGCGCAGCACATGGCGGGCAAGGTGCCGGTCTCGGGGCAGGATGCCGATCTTGCGGCCGTTAGGCGCGTGATTGCCGGCACACAGACCATGACCGTGTACAAGCCGCTGAAGCTGATCGCGAGTGAAGCGGCAAAACTCTCTGTCGCGCTGGCGAAGGGCGAGAAGCCGGCCTTCAATGCCCAGTACGACAACGGTAAGAAGAAGGTCGACACGGTGCTTCTGCAACCCACGTTGCTCACCAAAAGCAACGTCGATGTGGTCGTCAAGGACGGCTTCTATACCCAGGCCCAGCTCGCGAGCCAATGA
- the xylA gene encoding xylose isomerase, which translates to MSYFEHIPAIRYEGPQSDNPLAYRHYDKSKRVLGKTLEEHLRIAVCYWHTFVWPGVDIFGQGTFRRPWQQAGDAMERAQQKADSAFEFFSKLGTPYYTFHDTDVAPEGDSLKTYSENFTRIADYLARKQQDTGIKLLWGTANLFSHPRYAGGAATSPDPEIFAFAAAQVRHALDATQRLGGENYVLWGGREGYDTLLNTDLVRERDQLARFLHMVVEHKHKIGFKGALLIEPKPQEPTKHQYDYDVASVHGFLLQHGLEKEIRVNIEANHATLAGHSFHHEIATAYALGIFGSVDANRGDPQNGWDTDQFPNSVEELTLAFYEILKHGGFTSGGMNFDAKVRRQSVDPEDLFFGHIGAIDNLALAVERAATLIENDRLEQFKRHRYAGWDSEFGRKILKGEYSLSTLATDALTRGLNPQHTSGRQEQLENVVNQAIYRGR; encoded by the coding sequence ATGTCGTATTTCGAACATATTCCTGCGATTCGCTACGAGGGTCCGCAATCGGATAACCCGCTTGCGTATCGCCATTACGACAAGAGTAAGCGCGTGCTCGGCAAGACGCTCGAGGAACATCTGCGTATCGCCGTGTGCTACTGGCATACGTTCGTGTGGCCGGGCGTCGATATCTTCGGGCAAGGAACGTTTCGGCGTCCATGGCAGCAGGCCGGCGACGCGATGGAGCGGGCGCAGCAAAAAGCGGATTCCGCATTTGAGTTTTTCTCGAAGCTCGGCACGCCGTATTACACGTTTCACGATACCGACGTCGCGCCGGAAGGCGATAGCCTGAAAACCTATAGCGAGAACTTCACGCGCATCGCCGACTATCTCGCCCGCAAGCAGCAGGATACCGGCATCAAATTGCTGTGGGGCACGGCGAATCTGTTCTCGCATCCGCGTTATGCGGGGGGTGCCGCGACCAGTCCCGATCCGGAGATTTTCGCGTTTGCCGCCGCGCAGGTTCGTCACGCGCTCGACGCGACGCAACGACTGGGTGGTGAAAACTATGTGCTGTGGGGAGGCCGCGAAGGCTACGACACGCTGCTCAATACCGACCTTGTTCGCGAACGCGATCAGCTTGCCCGTTTCCTGCATATGGTGGTCGAGCATAAACACAAGATCGGCTTCAAAGGCGCGTTGCTGATCGAACCGAAGCCGCAGGAGCCAACCAAGCATCAATACGACTACGACGTGGCCTCCGTACATGGTTTCCTGCTGCAACACGGGTTGGAGAAAGAGATTCGCGTGAACATCGAGGCCAATCATGCGACCCTTGCCGGCCACTCGTTTCATCACGAGATCGCCACCGCCTATGCGCTTGGGATCTTCGGCAGCGTCGACGCGAATCGTGGCGATCCGCAGAACGGCTGGGATACGGACCAGTTTCCGAATAGCGTCGAAGAACTGACGCTGGCCTTCTATGAAATTCTGAAGCACGGCGGCTTCACAAGCGGCGGTATGAATTTCGACGCAAAAGTACGGCGGCAGAGCGTCGACCCGGAAGATCTGTTCTTCGGTCACATTGGCGCAATCGATAATCTGGCGCTCGCCGTCGAGCGGGCTGCGACGCTGATCGAGAACGACCGGCTCGAACAGTTCAAGCGCCACCGCTATGCAGGCTGGGATTCGGAATTCGGCCGCAAAATTCTCAAGGGCGAGTATTCGCTCTCCACGCTGGCCACGGATGCATTGACGCGCGGCCTGAATCCGCAGCACACGAGCGGCCGGCAGGAGCAGTTGGAAAACGTCGTGAATCAGGCGATTTATAGGGGCCGCTGA
- a CDS encoding XylR family transcriptional regulator, protein MTRPQTPQTTHRIALLFNANKVYDREIITGIGNYLLSTRVAWDLFLEEDFRCRLTGIEQFDGDGIIADFDDPAVGEALRDCPLPVVAVGSSFEDPAHYPPDLPYIATDNAKLVSLAYTHLIGAGLEHFALYSLPQAQENRWAQQRELAFAHLRSADGHSAAQIGTEIYRGLSTSAPSWNQATEQLTAWLNQLPKPVGIIAVTDARARHLLQACLIAGIPVPEQVAIIGIDNDPLTRTLTRIPLSSVIQGTEEMGRTAAHLLHQMLHGARFPGRRILVPPVGINVLESTKHQPLASPYVMRARHFIRQYACQGIRTEQVADYVGVSRSSLEEYFRRERQCTVHQEILRHKLDVAKALLAARDASSAEVAIRCGFTSLQYMYAVFRRELGCTPREYQERANSTAAPG, encoded by the coding sequence ATGACCCGTCCGCAAACACCACAGACGACCCATCGGATCGCGCTGCTGTTCAACGCGAACAAGGTCTACGACCGCGAAATCATCACCGGCATCGGCAATTACCTGCTGTCGACGCGCGTAGCCTGGGATCTCTTTCTCGAAGAAGATTTCCGCTGCCGTCTGACGGGTATCGAGCAATTCGACGGCGACGGCATCATTGCGGATTTCGATGATCCCGCTGTGGGCGAAGCGCTGCGTGACTGTCCGTTGCCGGTGGTCGCGGTCGGTTCATCGTTTGAAGACCCGGCCCACTACCCTCCGGACTTACCCTATATCGCAACCGATAACGCCAAGCTCGTTTCGCTCGCCTACACGCATCTGATCGGCGCGGGTCTCGAACACTTCGCGTTGTACAGCCTTCCGCAAGCGCAGGAAAATCGCTGGGCGCAGCAACGTGAGTTGGCGTTCGCTCACCTGCGCAGCGCGGACGGCCATAGCGCCGCGCAGATCGGCACCGAGATTTATCGCGGCCTGTCGACCAGCGCGCCGTCGTGGAATCAGGCCACCGAGCAGCTCACCGCGTGGCTGAATCAACTGCCGAAGCCGGTGGGCATCATCGCCGTCACCGACGCCCGCGCACGGCATCTGCTGCAGGCCTGTTTGATCGCGGGCATTCCCGTGCCGGAACAGGTGGCGATCATCGGCATCGACAACGATCCGCTCACGCGCACCTTGACCCGCATTCCGCTTTCCTCCGTGATTCAGGGCACCGAGGAAATGGGCCGCACCGCTGCTCACTTGCTGCATCAGATGCTGCACGGCGCGCGTTTCCCTGGGCGGCGCATTCTCGTACCGCCGGTCGGCATCAACGTGCTCGAATCGACTAAGCACCAGCCGCTCGCGAGTCCCTATGTGATGCGCGCACGGCACTTCATCCGCCAGTACGCGTGCCAGGGCATTCGCACCGAACAGGTTGCCGATTACGTGGGCGTATCGCGATCGTCGCTCGAAGAGTACTTCCGGCGCGAACGGCAATGCACCGTGCATCAGGAAATCCTGCGCCACAAACTCGATGTCGCCAAAGCGCTGCTTGCCGCGCGCGATGCCTCGAGCGCGGAGGTGGCGATCCGTTGCGGGTTCACGTCGCTGCAATACATGTACGCGGTGTTTCGCCGCGAACTCGGCTGTACGCCGCGCGAGTATCAGGAACGTGCGAATTCGACCGCAGCGCCTGGCTGA
- a CDS encoding aldose epimerase family protein, with protein sequence MISIAPLSSEPWGALPGGDPVRLFTLRNAHGMKVAISDLGATLVSWHAPDRAGRLGDILLGHDTPAEYLAATTYMGGLIGRWANRIADARFTLDGIEYTLDRNEGANLLHGGTQGFHRALWDVSEDNGALLMRLESPEGDAGFPGNVTVQVRYTLDDDGTLTIAYEAMTDAATPLNLTSHPYFNLTGRRGADIRGHVLSIDAERFFEVDVSMIPCELAEVAGNAFDFRQSAPIGARLDWPHAQLARAGGFDHCYVLHSTSDAATAGREPQVRQVACAYDPGSGRELTVSTDQRGLQFYTGNSLNGDIGRDGIAYQPHAGLCLEAGGFPNEVNMTEQEQVIVRPGSTYRQTTAYRVGVRSGL encoded by the coding sequence ATGATCAGCATTGCACCTCTTTCTTCTGAGCCATGGGGCGCGCTGCCCGGTGGCGATCCCGTGCGGCTCTTCACGCTGCGCAATGCGCACGGCATGAAAGTCGCGATCAGCGACCTCGGCGCGACCCTGGTCTCGTGGCATGCACCGGACCGCGCTGGCCGGCTCGGCGACATTCTGCTAGGCCACGACACGCCCGCTGAGTACCTTGCGGCCACGACCTACATGGGCGGATTGATCGGCCGCTGGGCGAATCGCATTGCCGATGCGCGCTTCACGCTCGACGGTATCGAGTACACGCTCGATCGCAATGAAGGCGCGAATCTGCTGCATGGCGGCACACAAGGTTTTCATCGCGCGCTTTGGGACGTGAGCGAAGATAACGGCGCGCTGCTCATGCGCCTCGAGTCGCCCGAAGGCGACGCCGGCTTTCCGGGCAACGTGACGGTGCAGGTGCGTTACACACTCGACGACGACGGCACCTTGACGATCGCCTACGAAGCCATGACGGACGCGGCGACGCCACTCAATCTGACGAGCCATCCGTACTTCAACCTGACGGGCCGGCGCGGGGCCGATATACGCGGCCATGTGCTGTCGATCGACGCCGAGCGGTTCTTCGAAGTGGATGTATCGATGATCCCTTGCGAACTGGCAGAGGTAGCGGGCAATGCGTTCGACTTCCGGCAGAGCGCGCCGATCGGCGCACGGCTCGATTGGCCGCATGCGCAGCTTGCCAGAGCCGGCGGCTTCGACCACTGCTACGTCCTGCACAGCACATCCGACGCCGCCACGGCCGGGCGCGAGCCGCAAGTGCGCCAGGTAGCCTGCGCATACGACCCCGGCAGCGGGCGCGAGCTGACCGTTTCAACCGATCAGCGCGGTTTACAGTTCTATACCGGCAATTCGTTAAACGGCGACATAGGACGCGACGGCATCGCCTACCAGCCGCACGCCGGACTGTGTCTCGAAGCCGGCGGCTTTCCGAACGAAGTCAATATGACTGAACAGGAGCAGGTTATCGTGAGGCCCGGCAGCACCTATCGCCAGACCACCGCGTATCGAGTGGGCGTACGTTCTGGACTCTGA
- a CDS encoding DUF4148 domain-containing protein: protein MKSLIKAIALVVVIAAPVASFAQTEQPLTRAEVRAQLIQIEQAGYNPAASGDSTYPGDIQAAEARVAAQHDTTGYGSSANGSSQTGTTAPAAPAAQPAPMDGQ, encoded by the coding sequence ATGAAATCGCTGATCAAGGCAATCGCACTGGTCGTTGTAATCGCCGCCCCGGTGGCTTCGTTCGCACAGACGGAACAGCCGTTGACTCGTGCGGAAGTCAGGGCGCAATTGATCCAGATTGAACAGGCCGGCTACAACCCAGCCGCCTCAGGTGATTCGACCTACCCCGGGGACATTCAGGCAGCCGAAGCGCGTGTAGCCGCACAACATGACACCACCGGCTATGGTTCTTCGGCAAACGGATCGTCGCAAACCGGCACGACCGCACCTGCTGCGCCGGCGGCTCAGCCCGCGCCGATGGACGGTCAATAA
- a CDS encoding polyamine ABC transporter substrate-binding protein, with protein sequence MKIRHAKLVSLTGTMLCSMAAVSPMNAARAADTTINVYNWSDYIAKDTISGFEKQSGITVKYDSYDSDDTLQAKLLAGSSGYDIVVPTSSYMARQIEAGVYQKIDKSKMPNLANLDPGLMKLIADADPGNQYGVPWAWGTDGIGYNVQAVKKALGADAPVDNWSLLFDPANLSKLKSCGVSFLDAAADVFPAVLQYMHKDPNSTNPGDYQAAYEVLKKVRPYITQFNSSGYINDLANNDICVALGYSGDVGIARRRSSEAKRSYEVRFSNIKDAGLLWMDVMVIPKDAPHPEAAMKWMNYIEDPKVSAAITNEVFYPTANRAARQFVTPAIEQDANVYPPEAVLNKMTLMRPQPAPIMRLENRLWAQLKSGS encoded by the coding sequence ATGAAGATCCGTCATGCCAAGCTTGTCTCGCTCACCGGCACGATGCTGTGCTCGATGGCCGCTGTATCCCCCATGAACGCTGCACGCGCAGCGGACACGACGATCAATGTCTACAACTGGTCGGACTACATCGCCAAAGACACGATCTCTGGCTTCGAAAAGCAATCCGGCATCACCGTGAAATACGACAGTTACGATAGCGACGACACGTTGCAGGCGAAACTGCTGGCAGGCAGCTCCGGGTATGACATCGTTGTGCCTACATCGAGTTATATGGCGCGCCAGATCGAAGCAGGCGTGTATCAGAAGATCGACAAATCGAAGATGCCGAATCTCGCGAACCTCGATCCCGGTTTGATGAAGCTGATTGCAGATGCCGACCCCGGCAATCAATACGGCGTGCCGTGGGCGTGGGGCACCGACGGCATCGGCTATAACGTTCAGGCCGTGAAAAAAGCACTCGGCGCCGACGCGCCGGTTGATAACTGGTCGCTGTTGTTCGACCCAGCGAATCTTTCGAAGCTCAAAAGCTGCGGGGTGTCTTTCCTCGACGCGGCAGCGGACGTTTTCCCAGCCGTGCTTCAGTACATGCATAAGGACCCGAACAGCACCAATCCCGGTGACTACCAGGCCGCGTACGAAGTGCTGAAGAAAGTGCGGCCGTATATCACGCAGTTCAATTCGTCCGGCTATATCAACGATCTGGCGAACAACGATATCTGTGTCGCGCTCGGTTATTCCGGCGATGTGGGCATTGCGCGGCGGCGCTCGTCGGAAGCGAAGCGTTCGTATGAGGTACGGTTCTCGAACATCAAGGACGCAGGTCTGCTCTGGATGGACGTGATGGTGATTCCGAAAGATGCTCCGCATCCGGAAGCGGCAATGAAGTGGATGAACTACATCGAAGACCCGAAAGTGAGTGCCGCGATTACCAACGAGGTTTTCTATCCGACTGCGAATCGGGCGGCAAGACAGTTTGTGACGCCGGCGATTGAGCAGGACGCGAACGTGTATCCGCCTGAGGCCGTGCTGAACAAGATGACGTTGATGCGGCCGCAGCCTGCGCCGATCATGCGGCTTGAAAACCGGCTGTGGGCACAGTTGAAGTCGGGAAGTTGA
- a CDS encoding cupin domain-containing protein, with translation MSILNIVDFSQPAKESVEYMPKAEAVLAGNPAQAVHTHFASPCGQLAAGVWEGACGQWTVNFTESEYCEILEGVSVIRDAEGTAKTVRAGDRFLIPAGFKGTWEVVEPCKKIFVSVEFKG, from the coding sequence ATGAGCATTCTGAACATCGTAGATTTCTCACAGCCCGCCAAGGAAAGCGTTGAGTACATGCCGAAGGCGGAAGCAGTGCTCGCCGGCAATCCTGCGCAAGCGGTTCACACGCATTTTGCCAGTCCGTGCGGGCAGCTTGCGGCGGGTGTTTGGGAAGGGGCTTGCGGTCAATGGACGGTGAACTTCACCGAGAGTGAATACTGCGAGATTCTTGAGGGCGTGTCCGTGATTCGAGATGCGGAAGGCACGGCGAAGACCGTGCGGGCCGGGGACCGATTCCTGATTCCCGCGGGGTTCAAAGGGACGTGGGAAGTTGTTGAGCCGTGTAAGAAGATTTTCGTTTCGGTGGAATTTAAGGGGTAG
- a CDS encoding dihydrofolate reductase family protein, with product MTRVRVEGFTVSLDGYGAGPNQDINNPLGVGGTDLHQWLVPTRTFQQTLFGADGGTTGIDDDFAARGFKNVGAWILGRNMFGPIRGSWPDMNWKGWWGDNPPYHVPTFILTHHARAPIQMEGGTTFHFVTGGIHEALERAREAANGMDVRIGGGASTIQQYLRAGLIDELHFAISPVLLGAGERLFEGVDARALGYECAQFVATEKATHVVLRRRGHSDA from the coding sequence ATGACACGCGTCCGGGTTGAGGGTTTTACCGTCTCGCTTGACGGATACGGAGCTGGTCCGAATCAGGACATCAACAATCCGCTCGGCGTGGGCGGGACGGATTTGCACCAGTGGTTAGTCCCGACCCGCACGTTCCAACAGACCCTGTTTGGTGCCGACGGCGGCACAACGGGGATCGACGACGACTTCGCGGCGCGGGGCTTCAAGAATGTTGGCGCCTGGATTCTCGGAAGAAACATGTTCGGACCGATTCGCGGTTCCTGGCCCGACATGAACTGGAAAGGCTGGTGGGGAGACAACCCACCCTATCACGTTCCAACTTTCATCCTGACTCATCACGCACGCGCGCCGATCCAGATGGAAGGCGGAACGACATTTCACTTCGTCACGGGTGGTATTCACGAGGCGCTTGAGCGGGCGCGCGAAGCAGCCAACGGAATGGATGTGCGCATTGGCGGCGGCGCTAGCACTATCCAGCAGTATCTTCGTGCGGGCCTGATCGATGAACTGCACTTCGCTATCTCACCGGTCCTGCTGGGCGCAGGAGAGCGACTGTTCGAGGGGGTTGACGCGCGTGCTCTGGGATACGAATGCGCTCAGTTCGTTGCGACAGAGAAAGCCACCCATGTCGTACTCCGGCGCCGAGGGCACAGCGACGCCTGA